The Komagataeibacter sp. FNDCR2 nucleotide sequence ATAATGGTCAGCGCCGGTTCACGCAGGATCGCACCATCCACGGCGCCCGCCAAGAATGCCTGCTGGGCCGCATCGATATCAATCCCAATGATGTTGGCCACCCGCGCCGGGTCGAGTCCGTTGCGCGCCTTCAGCCAGTAGCGCAGCAGGGTATCGGGCACCGAGCCCTGCGGCTGGGCGGCAATCTTGGGCGTGCGGTCCGTTACGGACGCAAAATCGGCAAAGCGCTGCCGGAGGGCTTCCGGCGTCAGCGCCCTGGGCTGTTCGGGCAACCCCGAAGCCAGCGCGCCACGCGCCACGACCTCCAGCTCCTCGATCGCGGCGCTGGCCACGACCTTGACATTCACCCCATGCGCCCGCGCCTGCAAAAGCGGCAGGACCCCCGCCACGTACGCATCAATCTGGCCCGAAACCAGCGCCTGCACCGCCTGCGGCCCGGACTGGAAGCGGACCAGTTGCAGGTCGATACCCGCATCATGCGCCCAGTTCTTGCCCTGCATGACAAAAAGCGGCGCCGAACCGATGACGGGGATGTAACCCACCCGCACCGTTGCGGCCTGCGCGCCCCCACCCAGTCCAATCATGGCCACAAGAGCATAAAAGCCGCGACGGAATGCACGCCTGAAATTCGGTCCTGTCATGAATAAAGCCCTGTCGGAAATGCAGGATACGCCCTGCGTATTGATGCCCTTTTTAAACATACACAATATGGATTGAATATCTATATAACGATAGAAAAATGTTAGATTAAAAATGAACACAAAAAAACCCGGCCAAAGCCGGGCTTTTCAGGGAAAGACAATGTCTCTCAGGCAGCCAGATCAGCTTCCTGCGCCGTTTCCGGGCGCGGGCCGCTATCCTGCCCCTTGGCCGAGACATCGCGATCCACCAGTTCGATCACCGCCATATCGGCAGCGTCACCATGGCGCATGCCGGCACGCAGCACGCGGGTGTAACCACCCGAGCGCGTCTTGTACCGATCCGCCACCGTGGCGAACAGCTTGGACACGATCTTGTCGTCACGCAGCTGGGCGAAAGCCTGGCGGCGGGCATGCAGATCACCACGCTTGCCCAGCGTGATCAGCTTTTCCACAACCGGGCGCAGTTCCTTCGCCTTGGGCAGGGTGGTGGTGATCTGTTCGTGCTTGATCAGGGCGACAGCCATGTTGCGAAACATGGCCAGTCGATGGGACGAGGTAACGCCGAGCTTACGGCCGGCAACACCGTGACGCATGATGTAATTTCCTGTTTTTCCGGTTCAGAGGATCAGAACGGCTCGTCGAGCCTCTTTGCCAGATCTTCGATATTTTCCGGCGGCCAGGCCGGGACATTCATACCCAGTGAAAGCCCCATGGCGGTCAGGACTTCCTTGATCTCGTTCAGCGACTTGCGGCCGAAGTTCGGGGTGCGCAGCATCTCCTGCTCGGTCTTCTGAACCAGATCACCGATATAGACGATGTTGTCGTTCTTCAGGCAGTTCGCGCTACGGACCGACAGTTCAAGCTCATCAACCTTGCGCAGCAGGTTCCGGTTGAACGGCAGGTCA carries:
- the rplQ gene encoding 50S ribosomal protein L17 is translated as MRHGVAGRKLGVTSSHRLAMFRNMAVALIKHEQITTTLPKAKELRPVVEKLITLGKRGDLHARRQAFAQLRDDKIVSKLFATVADRYKTRSGGYTRVLRAGMRHGDAADMAVIELVDRDVSAKGQDSGPRPETAQEADLAA
- a CDS encoding ABC transporter substrate-binding protein, which translates into the protein MTGPNFRRAFRRGFYALVAMIGLGGGAQAATVRVGYIPVIGSAPLFVMQGKNWAHDAGIDLQLVRFQSGPQAVQALVSGQIDAYVAGVLPLLQARAHGVNVKVVASAAIEELEVVARGALASGLPEQPRALTPEALRQRFADFASVTDRTPKIAAQPQGSVPDTLLRYWLKARNGLDPARVANIIGIDIDAAQQAFLAGAVDGAILREPALTIIRHRIPGMRVLATGHDLMPGQPGSVLAIVNENAPDRAAWKGPFIASFVKATHLLATDPEQVEPYVQQALGGGMLPREIIIEALKASASGYVSDPAAIVTAVGQLQDFQVQMGVLRKAEPVAALFDLDSYRQIPQ